From Scatophagus argus isolate fScaArg1 chromosome 2, fScaArg1.pri, whole genome shotgun sequence, a single genomic window includes:
- the LOC124074964 gene encoding sorbin and SH3 domain-containing protein 2-like isoform X10 encodes MNTDSGGFARKSVALSLTLSPMKRVQSSPNLGTGSDSHSSDLDSWRSRSVTDGLKNGDASSSSLAAKGFRSVRPNLQDKKSPTQGQVLSHAMNGSASHPQRPLSPPSYPPPPASLHTALQRQSRSSEGSESVTRESVVSGHTSVSNTVPIARFSEEEKKVSIIKAPHYEGIGPVDESGIPIAIRTTVDRPKDWYKTMFKQIHKVHKADDDYSDTYNATYAVINNDDHSTSSNATMAHPAPRTHTYRPLARSPSDNGGHLGPREPSPSPVPPPPPPMPSLLQLRARDSDREKDSPDMNEWGPPNRKVDTRKYRAEPKSIFEYEPGKSSILEHERPTYDDIDLENEPWYKFFSELEFGRPPPKKRLDYNPDISARQRIETSLHIAPADKAPERPTSAASDYRKRRKSEPSSSQVNAQSQGRAATSPKPVDAYRPSSSLKKPVIRSSPSSPSRAKDQDVSRCYSTMDGRHTPQSRRPTPDKEVSHKQMTQLILFSLLHQKQPARAIYDFKAQTAKELSFKKGDAVNIIRQIDNNWYEGEHRGRIGIFPMSYVERMPSSEKQQPIRPPPPAHVREIGEAVARYNFNADTNVELSLRKGERVIVIRQVDQNWYEGKIPDTTKQGIFPVSYVDIVKRSPSKVSTHHIDPHGYPGNRTPSSTPIKPSYHQPPSSTPHDLPSPHPPLRRFDLQAVTNEWLSLTMDTSASTPPHSLTTTPVPPTPPPLPTDLAPFLKAQGPKASSPVPSQRGFSVPPQIFSRTPSCREERHRLGRDPAAMPFSQPPPPLPHSSLSSPLQYNAGKGIAQTFHISKPEVLSCTAPEPVKSPTEVPLRHKLNVQVSKRSKSPDIELQVRDPYDELLFMILDGCTSSGEADFSRLSPVDSPSATLISESQNRFKPKPEISHQPAMKRAEVAPASDLTGSVRSEVQIHRPVMMEPLSIFWGGQSEAKDEQPVESQRPPSVKRSGYTELFIEEEEETREDKEEDINGYNERLSPQADVPPSALTQFPHPGLPSCSIPPPQTSLPLPFSSSSPPPLSISSTSSYTPSLSSFSRSQQQDHNTIPHSPPVSPRPPSLPHLMTSPLPPVSPSPPVSPPPLQSSHPSSNVPSQRSVSASPCLSHPVTSYTDTESPVPLPAMSPPKPVSPPLTTPRSPPSHPTVPHAGRRSPKVKDPVVGGKPPRSPILSRRSYLSTIRGRRRLVQDALHGGGDPYQAVYNYLPRNEDELELKEGDIVDVMEKCDDGWFVGTSRRSKLFGTFPGNYVKQL; translated from the exons GGAGTGATTCTCACTCATCAGACTTGG ATTCTTGGCGGTCACGTAGTGTAACAGATGGCCTTAAGAATGGAGACGCCAGTAGCTCATCTCTCGCTGCCAAAGGCTTCCGCAGCGTCAGACCCAACCTACAGGACAAAAAGTCACCAACACAg GGTCAGGTCCTCTCTCATGCTATGAATGGAAGTGCTAGCCATCCACAGAGgcccctctctcctccatcctaCCCTCCTCCCCCCGCCTCACTCCACACTGCCCTCCAGAGACAGAGCCGGAGTTCAG AGGGCAGCGAGTCAGTTACCAGAGAGTCTGTGGTGTCGGGCCACACCAGCGTCAGCAACACTGTGCCCATCGCCCGCTTCTcggaagaagagaaaaaggtgTCCATCATTAAAGCTCCTCATTATGAAGGCATCGGCCCTGTGGACGAGTCTGGCATCCCCATCGCCATCCGCACG acGGTGGATAGGCCTAAGGACTGGTACAAAACTATGTTCAAACAGATCCACAAGGTTCACAAAGCCG ATGATGACTATTCTGATACATACAATGCAACATATGCCGTCATAAACAACG ACGACCACAGCACGTCGTCCAATGCCACCATGGCCCACCCTGCTCCCCGTACACATACGTACAGGCCGCTCGCCAGAAGCCCCTCTGACAACGGGGGGCATCTGGGTCCTCGGGAGCCTTCACCATCTCCTGtgcccccaccccctccacccatGCCATCGCTCCTCCAGCTGAGGGCCAGAGACAGTGACCGTGAGAAAGACTCACCTGACAT GAATGAATGGGGACCTCCCAACAGGAAAGTGGACACACGAAAGTACCGCGCAGAACCCAAGAGTATTTTTGAGTATGAGCCTGGGAAGTCCTCTATTTTGGAGCATGAAAGACCA ACCTATGATGACATAGATTTAGAGAACGAGCCTTGGTATAAGTTCTTTTCCGAGCTGGAGTTTGGGCGGCCG CCTCCTAAAAAACGACTGGATTATAATCCAGACATCTCGGCTCGCCAACGCATTGAG ACATCCCTGCACATCGCTCCTGCTGACAAGGCTCCAGAGAGACCTACGAG TGCTGCCAGTGactacagaaagagaaggaagtcCGAGCCATCAAGTTCCCAAGTCAATGCTCAGTCTCAGGGCAGAGCGGCAACTTCCCCTAAACCAGTGGATGCCTACCGacccagcagcagcctgaagaAACCTGTGATTCGCTCCTCACCGTCCTCACCCTCCAGAGCcaaag ACCAGGATGTCTCCAGGTGTTATTCCACCATGGATGGACGCCACACACCCCAGAGTAGAAGACCTACTCCTGACAAAGAG GTCTCCCATAAACAGATGACACAACTTATtctgttctctctcctccatcagaAACAGCCTGCGAGAGCCATTTATGATTTTAAGGCACAAACAGCGAA GGAGCTGTCATTTAAGAAGGGTGATGCAGTGAACATCATCCGACAGATAGACAACAACTGGTATGAAGGAGAGCACCGTGGACGGATTGGGATATTCCCCATGTCATATGTAGAG aggaTGCCATCCTCAGAGAAGCAGCAGCCGATTCGTCCACCTCCACCAGCGCATGTCAGAGAGATTGGAGAAGCAGTAGCTCGCTACAACTTCAATGCTGATACAAACGTGGAGCTGTCTCTCAGAAAG GGTGAGAGAGTAATTGTGATAAGGCAGGTGGACCAGAACTGGTATGAGGGGAAAATCCCAGACACAACCAAACAGGGCATCTTTCCTGTGTCATATGTTGATATCGTCAAGCGCTCACCTTCCAAGGTTTCCACCCACCACATAGACCCACATGGTTACCCTGGCAACAGGACTCCGAGTTCTACACCCATTAAG CCTTCCTACCATCAACCCCCTTCCTCCACTCCTCATGACCTCCCTTCCCCTCACCCCCCGTTGAGAAGGTTTGATCTGCAAGCTGTCACCAACGAGTGGCTCTCCCTCACAATGGACACATCAGCATCCACTCCACCTCACTCCCTCACAACCACCCCCGTACCACCAACTCCACCCCCTCTCCCCACTGACCTTGCACCTTTCCTGAAAGCCCAGGGCCCCAAGGCATCCTCACCTGTGCCATCACAAAGAGGCTTCAGCGTGCCTCCCCAAATATTTTCCAGAACTCCTTCATGTAGAGAAGAGAGACACCGTTTAGGTCGCGACCCAGCTGCCATGCCTTTCTcccagcctcctcctccccttcctcatTCCTCATTAAGTTCTCCACTGCAGTACAATGCTGGCAAAGGAATAGCCcaaacatttcatatttctaAGCCAGAAGTATTGTCTTGCACAGCGCCAGAGCCAGTAAAATCACCCACAGAAGTTCCTTTACGGCACAAGTTAAATGTGCAAGTAAGCAAAAGAAGCAAAAGCCCTGACATTGAGCTGCAAGTAAGAGACCCTTATGACGAACTGTTGTTCATGATTCTGGATGGTTGTACCAGTTCAGGTGAAGCTGACTTTTCAAGATTGTCTCCGGTAGATTCCCCATCAGCTACGTTAATCAGTGAATCTCAGAATAGGTTTAAGCCAAAACCAGAAATATCCCATCAGCCAGCAATGAAACGCGCAGAAGTCGCTCCAGCCAGCGACTTGACAGGCAGTGTTCGGTCAGAGGTACAGATTCACAGGCCTGTGATGATGGAGCCACTTTCCATCTTTTGGGGAGGGCAGTCTGAAGCAAAGGATGAACAACCAGTCGAGTCTCAGAGACCCCCATCGGTGAAAAGAAGCGGATATACTGAGTTGTTCattgaagaagaggaagaaactagagaggacaaagaggaggacaTTAACGGTTATAATGAGAGACTCAGTCCACAG GCTGATGTCCCCCCTTCCGCTCTGACACAGTTTCCTCACCCTGGTCTCCCGTCATGCTCCAtaccaccacctcagacctccTTACCCctccccttttcctcttcctctcctcctcctctttctatTTCTTCTACTTCTTCGTACActccttctttgtcttctttctcacggtcacagcagcaggatcaTAACACCATCCCTCACTCTCCCCCCGTCTCCCCTCGACCCCCATCCCTTCCCCACCTCATGACATCCCCTCTACCTCCAgtctctccatctccaccagTCTCACCACCTCCCCTCCAGTCTTCTCACCCGTCTTCAAACGTTCCCTCCCAGCGTTCTGTCTCGgcctctccctgtctttctcaTCCGGTCACATCCTACACTGACACAGAATCACCCGTTCCCCTTCCCGCCATGTCTCCCCCCAAACCCgtctctcctcccctcaccACTCCACGCTCTCCCCCGTCTCACCCCACTGTTCCCCATGCAGGACGTAGGTCTCCCAAGGTGAAG GATCCTGTTGTTGGTGGTAAACCTCCTCGTAGCCCCATCTTGTCCCGGAGGTCCTATCTGTCCACCATTAGAGGTCGACGG CGATTAGTCCAGGATGCACTCCATGGTGGAGGAGACCC GTACCAGGCCGTGTACAATTACCTGCCTCGCAACGAGGACGAGCTGGAGCTGAAGGAGGGCGACATTGTGGATGTGATGGAGAAGTGTGATGACGGCTGGTTTGTTG ggaCCTCTCGGAGGAGCAAGTTGTTCGGAACCTTCCCAGGAAACTACGTGAAGCAGCTATAA
- the LOC124074964 gene encoding sorbin and SH3 domain-containing protein 2-like isoform X11 produces MNTDSGGFARKSVALSLTLSPMKRVQSSPNLGTGSDSHSSDLDSWRSRSVTDGLKNGDASSSSLAAKGFRSVRPNLQDKKSPTQDINHIPLPPPRRESFHFSPTGTNPPDYSSLISLPNDFGPGTLTFTQNEKGILKESYTISSTSSYSYSETSANPVQQTHQTIGPNNNSNCSASAATNTHAQERKVSSLKLTPVTIPDPPVHCNSYLDPQTKTTGSPTPASPSPQRDPSLFPPLTKTALLSVRLGPENLKHPEPSNDTVELKVPDHATNQSPAPSQVEIMKAPPPPIPPRPSPAELLGPPSPDPAARHSPSRCHSSESLDYPSGLMPKTLSPTPYVPSGAGSTAGAVSGPSLTTVSGASIGGCVSPSASPVTVSALSHYSSSTAGLLDELQICSLDSPGTSPTPSPTLSHVSAYTSTAGLDDVLTTSVASTAAAATFTNGQVLSHAMNGSASHPQRPLSPPSYPPPPASLHTALQRQSRSSEGSESVTRESVVSGHTSVSNTVPIARFSEEEKKVSIIKAPHYEGIGPVDESGIPIAIRTTVDRPKDWYKTMFKQIHKVHKADDDYSDTYNATYAVINNDDHSTSSNATMAHPAPRTHTYRPLARSPSDNGGHLGPREPSPSPVPPPPPPMPSLLQLRARDSDREKDSPDMNEWGPPNRKVDTRKYRAEPKSIFEYEPGKSSILEHERPTYDDIDLENEPWYKFFSELEFGRPPPKKRLDYNPDISARQRIETSLHIAPADKAPERPTSAASDYRKRRKSEPSSSQVNAQSQGRAATSPKPVDAYRPSSSLKKPVIRSSPSSPSRAKDQDVSRCYSTMDGRHTPQSRRPTPDKEVSHKQMTQLILFSLLHQKQPARAIYDFKAQTAKELSFKKGDAVNIIRQIDNNWYEGEHRGRIGIFPMSYVERMPSSEKQQPIRPPPPAHVREIGEAVARYNFNADTNVELSLRKGERVIVIRQVDQNWYEGKIPDTTKQGIFPVSYVDIVKRSPSKVSTHHIDPHGYPGNRTPSSTPIKRLVQDALHGGGDPYQAVYNYLPRNEDELELKEGDIVDVMEKCDDGWFVGTSRRSKLFGTFPGNYVKQL; encoded by the exons GGAGTGATTCTCACTCATCAGACTTGG ATTCTTGGCGGTCACGTAGTGTAACAGATGGCCTTAAGAATGGAGACGCCAGTAGCTCATCTCTCGCTGCCAAAGGCTTCCGCAGCGTCAGACCCAACCTACAGGACAAAAAGTCACCAACACAg GATATCAATCACATTCCTTTGCCACCCCCAAGGAGAGAGAGTTTCCACTTCTCACCGACTGGCACTAATCCACCAGACTACAGCTCCCTTATTTCCCTGCCTAATGATTTTGGCCCTGGAACTCTAACATTCACTCAGAATGAGAAAGGCATTTTGAAAGAATCCTACACTATCAGTAGCACGTCTTCTTACTCCTATTCAGAGACCAGCGCAAACCCAGTCCAACAGACACACCAGACCATTGGCCCAAATAATAATAGCAACTGTAGTGCATCTGCTGCCACTAATACACATGCTCAGGAGCGTAAGGTGTCTTCCCTCAAACTTACCCCTGTCACTATCCCTGACCCCCCAGTTCACTGCAACTCTTACCTTGACCCCCAAACTAAGACCACTGGTTCCCCAACACCAGCTTCCCCCTCTCCACAAAGAGATCCCTCCCTGTTTCCCCCCCTGACAAAGACAGCCTTGCTTTCTGTCCGCTTGGGCCCTGAGAATCTGAAACATCCAGAGCCTTCAAATGACACAGTGGAACTCAAGGTCCCAGATCACGCCACAAATCAAAGCCCAGCTCCGTCCCAGGTTGAGATAATGaaggctcctcctcctccgattCCACCAAGGCCGTCTCCTGCAGAACTGTTG GGGCCTCCCTCCCCCGACCCTGCGGCACGGCACTCCCCCTCTCGCTGCCACAGCTCAGAATCACTCGACTACCCGTCAGGCCTAATGCCCAAGACTCTGTCGCCCACCCCATATGTTCCTAGCGGAGCTGGCAGCACAGCTGGTGCAGTCAGTGGGCCGAGCCTTACCACAGTCAGCGGTGCGAGCATCGGTGGCTGCGTGTCACCCTCAGCTTCCCCCGTGACAGTGTCAGCCCTCAGCCACTACTCGTCGTCCACTGCGGGTCTGCTGGACGAGCTACAGATCTGTAGCCTGGACTCACCCGGCACCTCACCCACGCCATCGCCCACCCTCAGCCATGTCTCTGCCTACACATCTACTGCTGGCCTTGATGATGTGCTAACAACCTCTGTggcctccactgctgctgcagccacttTTACTAAC GGTCAGGTCCTCTCTCATGCTATGAATGGAAGTGCTAGCCATCCACAGAGgcccctctctcctccatcctaCCCTCCTCCCCCCGCCTCACTCCACACTGCCCTCCAGAGACAGAGCCGGAGTTCAG AGGGCAGCGAGTCAGTTACCAGAGAGTCTGTGGTGTCGGGCCACACCAGCGTCAGCAACACTGTGCCCATCGCCCGCTTCTcggaagaagagaaaaaggtgTCCATCATTAAAGCTCCTCATTATGAAGGCATCGGCCCTGTGGACGAGTCTGGCATCCCCATCGCCATCCGCACG acGGTGGATAGGCCTAAGGACTGGTACAAAACTATGTTCAAACAGATCCACAAGGTTCACAAAGCCG ATGATGACTATTCTGATACATACAATGCAACATATGCCGTCATAAACAACG ACGACCACAGCACGTCGTCCAATGCCACCATGGCCCACCCTGCTCCCCGTACACATACGTACAGGCCGCTCGCCAGAAGCCCCTCTGACAACGGGGGGCATCTGGGTCCTCGGGAGCCTTCACCATCTCCTGtgcccccaccccctccacccatGCCATCGCTCCTCCAGCTGAGGGCCAGAGACAGTGACCGTGAGAAAGACTCACCTGACAT GAATGAATGGGGACCTCCCAACAGGAAAGTGGACACACGAAAGTACCGCGCAGAACCCAAGAGTATTTTTGAGTATGAGCCTGGGAAGTCCTCTATTTTGGAGCATGAAAGACCA ACCTATGATGACATAGATTTAGAGAACGAGCCTTGGTATAAGTTCTTTTCCGAGCTGGAGTTTGGGCGGCCG CCTCCTAAAAAACGACTGGATTATAATCCAGACATCTCGGCTCGCCAACGCATTGAG ACATCCCTGCACATCGCTCCTGCTGACAAGGCTCCAGAGAGACCTACGAG TGCTGCCAGTGactacagaaagagaaggaagtcCGAGCCATCAAGTTCCCAAGTCAATGCTCAGTCTCAGGGCAGAGCGGCAACTTCCCCTAAACCAGTGGATGCCTACCGacccagcagcagcctgaagaAACCTGTGATTCGCTCCTCACCGTCCTCACCCTCCAGAGCcaaag ACCAGGATGTCTCCAGGTGTTATTCCACCATGGATGGACGCCACACACCCCAGAGTAGAAGACCTACTCCTGACAAAGAG GTCTCCCATAAACAGATGACACAACTTATtctgttctctctcctccatcagaAACAGCCTGCGAGAGCCATTTATGATTTTAAGGCACAAACAGCGAA GGAGCTGTCATTTAAGAAGGGTGATGCAGTGAACATCATCCGACAGATAGACAACAACTGGTATGAAGGAGAGCACCGTGGACGGATTGGGATATTCCCCATGTCATATGTAGAG aggaTGCCATCCTCAGAGAAGCAGCAGCCGATTCGTCCACCTCCACCAGCGCATGTCAGAGAGATTGGAGAAGCAGTAGCTCGCTACAACTTCAATGCTGATACAAACGTGGAGCTGTCTCTCAGAAAG GGTGAGAGAGTAATTGTGATAAGGCAGGTGGACCAGAACTGGTATGAGGGGAAAATCCCAGACACAACCAAACAGGGCATCTTTCCTGTGTCATATGTTGATATCGTCAAGCGCTCACCTTCCAAGGTTTCCACCCACCACATAGACCCACATGGTTACCCTGGCAACAGGACTCCGAGTTCTACACCCATTAAG CGATTAGTCCAGGATGCACTCCATGGTGGAGGAGACCC GTACCAGGCCGTGTACAATTACCTGCCTCGCAACGAGGACGAGCTGGAGCTGAAGGAGGGCGACATTGTGGATGTGATGGAGAAGTGTGATGACGGCTGGTTTGTTG ggaCCTCTCGGAGGAGCAAGTTGTTCGGAACCTTCCCAGGAAACTACGTGAAGCAGCTATAA